From a single Lolium rigidum isolate FL_2022 chromosome 7, APGP_CSIRO_Lrig_0.1, whole genome shotgun sequence genomic region:
- the LOC124674829 gene encoding uncharacterized protein LOC124674829 — protein MAAEGGGGGGGGGAAGEGFEERVKRLFGSRLFGDVPSSSFPSASWSVAAGEVERQRWARPSEARDEEEEGAAADRADTPCASAFYDANGCLRGRRRRSKQDFEDDPEDDEDDKEEEGSGQDGTKVELDEEEEVRVSIGLDPTLDREEEEDRYDRAAFGREDAADRVYMSEIMDDGINMSINTVVPELLDDAIDEICGLSKDPRVDLGAASARLREDNGSVKGIPHLTTQAKECPTVGMQAVQTQDAGVKPILKRKEEQGDSKPRKRVRFNADVKDQTVELSEHDEDSPMVPQSMDVVTSKGNSSTSSQSPGIPDYVRNPAKYTRYTLDTPETTDESNRRALADLHNLLGRSDPSKLQPETPVEIPSSVTFIPRKKPVDAMVVDEGPKSSDANSSLITPAAVASDGTDQCEMDEDDPKASPPPLIQTNAKMNSRRYRSSRADDE, from the exons ATGGCGGCTGAGGGgggcggagggggaggcggcggtggcgcggccggggaggGCTTCGAGGAGCGGGTGAAGCGGCTCTTCGGGTCGCGTCTCTTCGGCGACGTCCCGAGCTCCTCCTTCCCGTCCGCTTCCTggtccgtcgccgccggcgaggtcgAGCGCCAGCGCTGGGCGCGCCCTTCAGAGGCccgagacgaggaggaggagggcgccgcGGCCGACCGCGCCGACACGCCGTGCGCCTCCGCGTTCTACGACGCCAACGGGTGCCTCCGCGGCCGGAGGCGGCGGTCCAAGCAGGACTTCGAGGACGACCCCGAAGACGATGAAGATGATAAAGAGGAGGAAGGGAGTGGTCAGGACGGTACCAAGGTGGagctggacgaggaggaggaggttaggGTTTCCATCGGCCTCGACCCGACTCTGGATCGGGAG gaagaggaggacagATATGATAGAGCGGCATTTGGTAGAGAGGATGCTGCAGACCGTGTATACATGAGTGAAATCATGGATGACGGCATCAACATGAGCATCAATACTGTAGTGCCTGAGCTCCTTGATGATGCCATTGACGAGATCTGTGGTCTATCCAAGGATCCACGTGTAGATCTTGGTGCAGCATCTGCGAGGCTCAGAGAAGACAATGGTTCAGTTAAAGGTATCCCTCATTTGACAACTCAAGCAAAGGAGTGCCCGACTGTCGGGATGCAAGCAGTGCAAACTCAGGATGCTGGGGTGAAGCCTATACTGAAGAGGAAGGAGGAGCAAGGCGATTCAAAACCAAGGAAACGTGTCAGGTTTAATGCTGATGTGAAAGATCAAACGGTGGAGCTTTCTGAACATGACGAAGATTCTCCCATGGTTCCACAGTCCATGGATGTGGTAACTTCAAAGGGCAACTCCTCCACTTCATCTCAGTCTCCTGGGATTCCTGACTATGTTAGGAACCCTGCAAAGTACACACGTTACACTCTGGACACACCGGAGACTACTGATGAATCTAACCGTAGAGCGCTTGCAGATTTGCACAATCTGTTAGGCAGATCAGATCCCAGCAAGCTGCAGCCTGAGACACCTGTTGAGATTCCTAGCTCCGTAACATTCATCCCTCGGAAGAAGCCAGTTGATGCCATGGTGGTGGATGAAGGCCCCAAATCCAGTGATGCAAATTCATCTCTCATTACTCCAGCAGCAGTAGCCTCTGATGGAACCGATCAGTGTGAGATGGATGAAGATGATCCTAAGGCATCACCACCACCACTGATACAGACCAACGCCAAGATGAACTCCCGCCGTTACAGGTCAAGTAGGGCAGATGATGAGTAA